One genomic region from Syntrophorhabdaceae bacterium encodes:
- the fliJ gene encoding flagellar export protein FliJ, translating into MDRKRIDRIIEIKEKLKKDKEREIEEAAAKMAAICQEIASVDRQIDDSYARLTARSVSGNDFAVIKDYLDYLDVSRSSLVYEKDSMQETIDVLQQEFYEFARELKMLSKLQEKINKAFKKSENRREQKLLDEIALRLEARKA; encoded by the coding sequence ATGGACCGCAAGCGCATAGACCGCATTATCGAGATCAAGGAGAAGCTCAAGAAGGACAAGGAGCGCGAGATCGAGGAGGCCGCCGCGAAGATGGCCGCCATCTGCCAGGAGATCGCCTCCGTTGACAGACAGATCGACGACAGCTATGCAAGGCTCACCGCCCGTTCGGTTTCCGGCAATGACTTTGCCGTGATAAAGGATTATCTCGACTATCTGGACGTATCAAGATCAAGTCTCGTTTACGAAAAGGACTCAATGCAGGAGACCATCGATGTCCTGCAGCAGGAATTCTATGAATTTGCCCGGGAGTTGAAGATGCTCTCCAAGCTCCAGGAAAAGATAAACAAAGCCTTCAAAAAAAGTGAAAACCGCCGCGAACAGAAACTCCTCGACGAAATAGCCCTGAGACTCGAAGCCAGGAAAGCGTAA
- a CDS encoding flagellar hook capping FlgD N-terminal domain-containing protein, with the protein MAITSVTNTVDTTGTSSTTSSAATTELLDTNAFMNMLVTQLKYQDPLDPMETNEFMSQLAQLTQVERLQNIYDSLADLETTIETGNLLDMIGKKISVDGNTLSQGDEITAAPSADYDKVVFSITNINDGSVEEVTRNNGESLTYTNESADTVEVTASAFKNGSAVECATAAYRIVTGVKSTDTSVVLVAGNGDQYTASSVTTIKN; encoded by the coding sequence ATGGCTATTACAAGCGTCACAAACACAGTGGATACAACGGGAACAAGCTCGACGACGTCATCAGCGGCAACCACGGAGCTTCTCGATACGAACGCCTTCATGAACATGCTCGTCACCCAGCTCAAATACCAGGACCCTCTCGATCCCATGGAGACAAATGAGTTCATGAGCCAGCTGGCGCAGCTGACCCAGGTCGAGAGGCTTCAGAACATCTACGATTCCCTTGCGGACCTGGAGACCACCATCGAAACGGGAAATCTTCTCGACATGATAGGGAAGAAGATCTCCGTCGACGGCAACACTCTCTCGCAGGGCGACGAGATAACGGCAGCGCCTTCGGCCGACTACGACAAGGTGGTCTTTTCCATCACCAACATCAATGATGGCAGCGTGGAGGAAGTGACCAGAAACAACGGCGAATCCCTTACATACACGAACGAGAGCGCCGATACCGTGGAGGTGACGGCCTCCGCGTTCAAAAATGGTTCCGCCGTCGAATGCGCCACGGCGGCATACCGGATCGTCACGGGAGTGAAAAGTACCGACACCAGTGTCGTCCTCGTTGCTGGCAATGGGGACCAATACACGGCAAGCTCGGTTACAACGATCAAGAATTAG
- a CDS encoding flagellar hook protein FlgE translates to MLSSFFSGISGLMANSNSINVVGNNIANVNTVGFKGSRATFEDVLYQSINGTSGSSQVGRGTALSSVDTSFGQGSFESTSESTDLAIGGKGFFIVRSSESQTNYYTRAGQFRFDADGYMTNPAGDILQGRQIDRTTNAPYGVDTDIIISQAPSEPRATEFIGMNVNLQSDATVAGNLGTLSGVANGTVTSVTLSEGRYPRTGAYTISYADPVAPATQGTLTIQCDLTDPTGAATGSTVTYTALVDAATSYTNIGGSGLDIITDTALTDGASRTIAYTGFSTDYVSATKNPTTTSNYSSSVTAYDSLGQPHVVTVYFRKAYETTSPQTSVWEWMAHLDAADSATGANDLAGWGTLTFNNNGALTTGGDATTVSFDFSQGANPAQAIDLVFGSGSGGGTTTQYPIASTTNFQTQDGYPPGVLQNVTVSAEGVISGHYSNGQILNLYQITLANFNNPNGLTKEGSNLYSETIDSGVAYTNAPGEGGLGKISANSLEQSNVDLATEFVKMIIAQRGYQANSRVITTTDEVLQELMNIKR, encoded by the coding sequence ATGCTAAGCTCATTTTTCTCAGGCATCAGCGGTCTGATGGCCAACAGCAATTCCATCAATGTTGTGGGCAACAACATCGCCAACGTCAATACCGTCGGGTTCAAAGGGAGCAGGGCGACCTTCGAGGATGTCCTGTATCAGTCGATCAACGGGACCTCCGGCTCGAGCCAGGTCGGCAGGGGCACGGCGCTGAGTTCCGTCGACACGTCCTTTGGCCAGGGCAGCTTTGAAAGCACCAGCGAGTCCACGGACCTTGCAATCGGAGGTAAAGGGTTCTTCATTGTCCGGTCTTCGGAAAGCCAGACCAACTACTACACGAGGGCGGGCCAGTTCCGTTTTGACGCTGACGGCTACATGACGAACCCCGCGGGTGATATCCTCCAGGGACGGCAGATAGACCGGACCACGAACGCCCCCTATGGCGTCGATACGGACATCATCATATCCCAGGCCCCCAGCGAACCAAGGGCCACCGAGTTCATAGGGATGAACGTGAACCTCCAGTCCGACGCGACTGTGGCGGGCAACCTGGGGACATTGAGCGGTGTGGCCAATGGGACCGTCACCAGCGTGACTCTGAGCGAGGGCAGGTATCCGAGGACCGGTGCCTACACGATATCCTATGCAGACCCGGTTGCGCCTGCCACTCAGGGGACATTGACGATACAATGTGATCTTACGGATCCGACAGGTGCCGCGACGGGATCCACGGTCACATACACCGCTCTCGTTGATGCGGCAACGTCATACACCAATATCGGCGGTTCGGGACTTGACATTATCACTGACACCGCCCTTACCGACGGAGCGTCGAGGACGATCGCCTACACAGGATTCTCCACGGACTATGTGAGCGCAACAAAGAACCCGACGACGACATCGAACTATTCATCGTCCGTCACGGCATACGACTCCCTTGGCCAGCCCCACGTGGTAACGGTCTATTTTCGCAAGGCCTACGAGACGACCTCTCCACAGACCAGCGTCTGGGAGTGGATGGCCCACCTTGACGCGGCTGATTCCGCGACCGGTGCCAATGACCTTGCCGGCTGGGGTACCCTCACATTCAACAACAACGGTGCGTTGACAACCGGCGGCGACGCGACAACCGTCAGCTTCGATTTCTCCCAGGGTGCCAACCCGGCCCAGGCGATCGATCTTGTTTTCGGTTCGGGCTCCGGCGGCGGTACAACGACCCAGTACCCCATCGCCTCGACTACGAACTTTCAGACCCAGGACGGCTATCCCCCCGGCGTCCTCCAGAACGTGACGGTCAGTGCCGAAGGTGTCATCTCCGGCCACTACTCCAACGGCCAGATCCTGAACCTCTACCAGATCACCCTGGCAAATTTCAACAATCCCAACGGGTTGACAAAGGAAGGCAGCAACCTCTATTCAGAGACCATCGACTCCGGCGTTGCCTACACCAATGCTCCCGGCGAAGGCGGCCTCGGCAAGATCAGCGCCAACTCCCTCGAGCAGTCCAACGTGGACCTCGCTACGGAGTTTGTAAAAATGATCATCGCACAGAGAGGCTACCAGGCAAATTCCCGCGTTATCACCACCACCGACGAGGTTCTGCAGGAGCTTATGAATATCAAACGATAA
- a CDS encoding flagellar basal body-associated FliL family protein, whose translation MAEERQEKTDAAEMGQMEEQEKPVRKKGKFKLILLVVFVLIIAGGAGGYFMFGKKIAAKYLGKEPAAAKETAAKKEAVGPILQLEPFVFNLTGSQAKYAKVSLGLEVKDVKAMEETKKIIPVIRDRILFIFGAKAAEVLMDVNQRETIKKEVHDSLKAIFRSDGELKAVYITDIIIQ comes from the coding sequence ATGGCCGAAGAGAGACAAGAAAAAACAGATGCTGCGGAAATGGGGCAAATGGAGGAGCAGGAGAAGCCTGTCAGGAAAAAGGGCAAGTTCAAGCTTATCCTCCTCGTTGTCTTCGTTCTCATCATTGCCGGCGGTGCCGGCGGTTACTTCATGTTCGGCAAGAAGATAGCGGCCAAATATCTCGGCAAAGAGCCTGCGGCGGCCAAAGAGACGGCGGCGAAAAAGGAGGCTGTGGGGCCTATCCTTCAACTGGAGCCTTTCGTCTTCAACCTGACGGGCAGCCAGGCTAAGTACGCAAAGGTGTCCCTGGGGCTTGAGGTCAAGGACGTCAAGGCCATGGAGGAGACAAAGAAGATAATACCCGTTATCCGTGACAGGATACTCTTCATATTCGGCGCGAAGGCGGCCGAGGTGCTCATGGATGTCAACCAGCGGGAGACAATCAAGAAAGAGGTCCATGACAGCCTGAAGGCTATTTTCAGGAGCGATGGGGAACTGAAGGCCGTGTATATCACGGACATTATAATCCAGTGA
- the fliM gene encoding flagellar motor switch protein FliM yields MDQVLSQAEIDALLGGISEGEILTESAPPEEPIQQAAEEKAVADFDFVRFTKGKKERLPALEFIYDRFSKSFRSALSLFMEREIEVGPAPAQYVEYSEFIKTLPLPTNMNIVVTENLNGFFIVIFDAKLIFSVLETVFGSASISHARIEGREFTKIEFSVIKKLIDLVSVEMEKAWEPVYEIHCKYSRSEINPNYITMVAREEIVNLNEFSIEIGDITSWMKICMPYGVLESIKGYLISTPSREDMEMREKWLTKMRERIMDVPVQVCAILGRKKMSLHEFASLGAGNVVMVDRYVNDAVDMEIHKKTKFRGKMGVFKGSKAVRIDDIIQ; encoded by the coding sequence ATGGACCAGGTTCTTTCACAGGCTGAGATCGATGCTCTGCTCGGGGGCATATCGGAAGGCGAGATCCTGACGGAGAGCGCTCCCCCCGAGGAACCAATACAACAGGCAGCCGAAGAGAAGGCAGTGGCCGATTTCGATTTTGTCCGTTTCACGAAGGGCAAGAAGGAAAGGCTGCCGGCACTGGAGTTCATATACGACAGGTTCTCCAAATCCTTCCGGTCGGCCCTCTCCCTTTTCATGGAGCGTGAGATCGAAGTGGGTCCCGCGCCGGCTCAGTACGTGGAATACAGCGAATTCATAAAGACACTTCCCCTGCCCACGAACATGAACATTGTCGTGACAGAGAATCTCAACGGCTTTTTCATTGTGATCTTCGATGCCAAGCTTATCTTTTCTGTTCTGGAGACCGTCTTCGGAAGCGCCTCGATATCCCACGCCAGGATCGAAGGCAGGGAGTTCACGAAGATCGAGTTCAGCGTCATCAAGAAACTCATCGACCTCGTTTCCGTGGAAATGGAAAAGGCCTGGGAGCCCGTGTACGAGATACACTGCAAATATTCCCGTTCCGAGATAAACCCCAACTACATCACCATGGTCGCGCGCGAGGAGATCGTCAACCTCAACGAGTTTTCCATAGAGATCGGGGACATCACGAGCTGGATGAAGATCTGCATGCCCTACGGCGTTCTTGAGAGCATAAAGGGCTATCTCATTTCCACTCCGTCCCGCGAGGACATGGAAATGCGCGAAAAGTGGCTGACAAAGATGCGGGAGCGCATCATGGACGTGCCCGTCCAGGTGTGCGCCATCCTGGGGAGAAAGAAGATGTCCCTCCACGAATTCGCGTCGCTGGGCGCCGGGAATGTGGTGATGGTCGACCGGTATGTTAATGATGCCGTCGATATGGAGATCCACAAGAAGACGAAGTTTCGCGGAAAGATGGGCGTTTTCAAAGGCAGTAAAGCGGTCAGGATAGATGACATCATCCAGTAG
- the fliN gene encoding flagellar motor switch protein FliN: MEELLNESPAAVANGGPKKFEMNIDSLLDISVEISVEIGRTKLTIGELLALSKGSIIELNRIAGESVDIYVNDKLLGKGEIVLVNERLGVRIMEILTPKERVQELG, encoded by the coding sequence ATGGAAGAGCTTTTGAATGAATCACCCGCCGCCGTTGCGAACGGCGGCCCAAAGAAATTCGAGATGAACATCGATAGCCTTCTCGACATCTCCGTGGAGATCTCCGTCGAGATAGGCCGGACGAAACTTACCATAGGCGAACTTCTGGCCCTTTCCAAGGGTTCCATCATTGAGCTGAACAGGATAGCCGGAGAGTCCGTCGATATCTACGTCAACGACAAGCTTCTGGGCAAGGGCGAGATAGTTCTCGTCAACGAGCGGCTCGGAGTGAGGATCATGGAGATCCTTACCCCCAAGGAACGCGTCCAGGAGCTTGGTTGA
- a CDS encoding flagellar biosynthetic protein FliO: MDTYLGMIKVIFIMAGMIAGIYLLSRYAGKLNLRFRPKDAANYGLKKVDTIYLAPRKFISVVEVRDHVLVIGAGDKEITLLAKWHKQQGESS; the protein is encoded by the coding sequence ATGGATACGTACCTCGGCATGATCAAGGTCATCTTCATCATGGCGGGGATGATCGCCGGCATCTACCTGCTCTCCCGGTACGCCGGCAAACTGAACCTCAGGTTCAGGCCGAAGGATGCCGCAAATTACGGCCTCAAGAAAGTCGACACCATTTACCTCGCGCCCAGGAAATTCATATCCGTGGTCGAGGTCAGGGACCATGTCCTCGTGATCGGAGCAGGGGACAAGGAGATAACTCTTCTCGCGAAGTGGCACAAGCAGCAAGGGGAGAGTTCATGA
- the fliP gene encoding flagellar type III secretion system pore protein FliP (The bacterial flagellar biogenesis protein FliP forms a type III secretion system (T3SS)-type pore required for flagellar assembly.) → MKYLVVICIVLSLVALPAVVSAKADKAASVNMLNSLVGADGGRNLINIVIVLTVLAFAPAILLLMSSFTRIVIVLSFLRQAMGIQQLPPNQVVVGLSLFLTLFVMAPTYDRVNEAALKPYLANKIGFEEFMDKSTRELGTFMLKYTKEKDLALFMNIAKLKRPEGPKDLPLRVIVPAFAISELKRAFQIGFLLYIPFLMIDMVVASVLLSAGMMMLPPIFISLPFKVMLFVLVDGWNLLVGSIIKGFQ, encoded by the coding sequence ATGAAATACCTCGTGGTGATATGCATCGTCCTCTCCCTCGTCGCATTGCCCGCCGTTGTTTCGGCAAAGGCGGACAAGGCCGCGTCGGTGAACATGCTCAATTCCCTCGTCGGAGCCGACGGCGGACGGAATCTCATCAACATCGTCATAGTGCTGACGGTACTTGCCTTCGCCCCGGCTATTCTTCTTCTCATGAGTTCCTTTACCCGCATCGTCATCGTCCTGTCTTTCCTGCGGCAGGCAATGGGCATACAGCAGCTTCCGCCAAACCAGGTGGTGGTCGGTCTTTCCCTCTTCCTCACCCTTTTCGTCATGGCCCCGACATACGACAGGGTCAACGAAGCGGCGCTCAAGCCCTATCTTGCCAACAAGATCGGTTTCGAGGAGTTTATGGACAAATCCACCAGGGAATTGGGCACCTTCATGCTCAAATACACGAAGGAGAAGGATCTGGCCCTCTTCATGAACATCGCCAAGCTCAAGAGACCGGAAGGGCCGAAGGACCTGCCGCTGCGGGTCATCGTTCCCGCCTTTGCCATAAGCGAGCTCAAGAGGGCATTCCAGATCGGGTTTCTCCTCTACATACCCTTTTTGATGATAGACATGGTCGTCGCGAGCGTCCTTCTATCGGCAGGCATGATGATGCTTCCTCCCATCTTCATATCCCTGCCTTTCAAAGTTATGCTCTTTGTTCTTGTGGATGGGTGGAACCTCCTCGTGGGGTCGATCATCAAAGGTTTTCAATAG
- the fliQ gene encoding flagellar biosynthesis protein FliQ, with protein MSQDLVIQIFRDFLKSTLILMAPLLVASISVGLIISIFQAATQIHEMTLVFVPKILVISVCLIVLFPWMMNFAISFTVNLISNIPLYVR; from the coding sequence ATGAGCCAGGACCTTGTTATTCAGATATTCAGAGACTTCCTTAAATCGACGCTCATCCTCATGGCGCCCCTTCTCGTGGCCTCCATATCGGTGGGTCTCATCATCAGCATATTTCAGGCGGCCACGCAGATCCATGAGATGACGCTCGTCTTCGTACCGAAGATCCTTGTCATATCCGTCTGCCTGATCGTTCTTTTCCCCTGGATGATGAATTTCGCCATCTCCTTTACGGTGAATCTCATCAGCAACATACCGCTATACGTGAGATAG
- the fliR gene encoding flagellar biosynthetic protein FliR, with translation MTDIAITFEIQRFLLVFFRVAAVLFMIPLFTSRSVSAMFKGGLSLMIAYLLYDIVRTNVVVHQDSFMLFIMCAKEVFVGATIGFIVRLVFVSASMSGEIISLQAGLGFARFMDPYSQQQVSILEQIKNLIALLIFFVIDAHHMVIKGIAYSLRELPIGAVTLHSSLAGFLVSATGSIFGAAFRIGAPIIVTLFLVELAFGMLSRMIPQANVFVDAIPVKILITVLMLGMSLGYIVPNISGLFRGLETDFIRVIRMMG, from the coding sequence ATGACGGACATAGCCATCACATTCGAGATCCAGAGATTTCTCCTCGTCTTTTTCCGGGTAGCGGCGGTGCTTTTCATGATACCCCTTTTCACCTCGCGATCAGTATCCGCCATGTTCAAGGGCGGTCTTTCCCTTATGATCGCCTACCTTCTCTACGATATCGTCAGGACGAATGTCGTTGTGCACCAGGACTCTTTCATGCTCTTCATCATGTGCGCAAAGGAGGTGTTCGTCGGGGCGACCATCGGCTTCATCGTTCGCCTCGTCTTTGTTTCGGCCAGCATGTCCGGTGAGATCATATCCCTGCAGGCCGGTCTCGGGTTTGCTCGTTTCATGGACCCCTATTCCCAGCAGCAGGTGTCCATCCTGGAACAGATCAAGAACCTCATCGCCCTCCTGATATTCTTCGTCATCGACGCGCACCACATGGTCATCAAGGGGATAGCCTACAGTCTTCGGGAACTGCCCATCGGCGCCGTGACCCTTCACTCTTCCCTCGCGGGCTTTCTTGTCAGCGCAACGGGCAGCATCTTCGGGGCGGCCTTCAGGATAGGGGCCCCGATAATCGTGACGCTCTTTCTCGTGGAACTGGCCTTTGGAATGCTCTCGCGGATGATACCCCAGGCAAATGTCTTCGTTGACGCCATACCCGTGAAGATACTCATAACGGTCTTGATGCTGGGCATGTCGCTGGGCTATATCGTGCCGAATATTAGCGGCCTCTTCCGGGGGCTTGAAACAGATTTTATCCGGGTTATCCGGATGATGGGATAG
- the flhB gene encoding flagellar biosynthesis protein FlhB — translation MSDSFQEKTEQPTEKRLEDARKKGKVAISREVNTSIIILFSTIFLYFMVSKGFQEMFKVYANFARNANMEVGPGNMYDIFSFALVRWWYIVVPVFAIVTVLGLAGSIMQSGFMWSFEALSPDMGKMNPAKGIKNLVSKKSFVELLKSIIKIILLIYVARSLIVSQMPVIFGLTGQDPGTIVSFLGQASFSLTLKIGIIFLFLAALDFAYQKWDFKKSMMMTMQEVKEEHKEREGNPLVKGRIRNLQREMARRRMMDDVKTADVIVTNPTHFAVALKYRAHEMPAPKVVARGAGFVALRIKEVAAQHRVPLVENKPLAQGLYHAVNVGDYIPEKFYLIVAELLAGIFKRKGRGSL, via the coding sequence ATGTCGGATAGTTTTCAGGAGAAGACCGAACAGCCAACCGAAAAACGGTTGGAGGATGCACGGAAGAAGGGGAAGGTGGCGATCTCCCGCGAGGTTAACACCTCCATTATCATCCTCTTTTCAACCATCTTCCTCTATTTCATGGTGTCCAAGGGCTTCCAGGAGATGTTCAAGGTGTATGCCAATTTTGCCAGGAACGCCAACATGGAGGTGGGACCCGGCAACATGTACGACATCTTTTCCTTCGCCCTCGTCCGGTGGTGGTATATCGTGGTGCCCGTGTTCGCCATCGTTACCGTTCTCGGGCTTGCCGGCAGCATCATGCAGTCGGGGTTCATGTGGAGTTTTGAGGCCCTCAGCCCCGACATGGGCAAGATGAACCCGGCCAAGGGAATAAAGAACCTTGTCTCCAAGAAATCCTTTGTGGAGCTCCTGAAATCGATCATCAAGATCATCCTTCTCATCTATGTGGCACGCAGTCTCATCGTAAGTCAGATGCCCGTCATCTTCGGTCTCACCGGCCAGGATCCGGGCACGATCGTCAGTTTTCTGGGACAGGCATCATTCAGCCTGACCCTCAAGATCGGGATCATCTTCCTTTTTCTGGCGGCCCTCGATTTCGCCTATCAGAAGTGGGACTTCAAGAAATCCATGATGATGACGATGCAGGAGGTCAAGGAGGAGCACAAGGAACGCGAGGGCAACCCGCTTGTCAAGGGGAGGATCCGCAACCTTCAGCGCGAGATGGCCCGCCGCAGGATGATGGACGATGTGAAGACGGCCGATGTGATCGTGACGAACCCGACGCACTTCGCCGTGGCCCTGAAATACAGGGCGCATGAAATGCCCGCGCCGAAGGTCGTTGCCAGGGGAGCAGGGTTTGTGGCCCTGAGGATAAAGGAGGTGGCGGCCCAGCACCGGGTGCCTCTCGTCGAGAACAAACCGCTGGCGCAGGGTCTCTATCACGCGGTGAACGTGGGCGATTACATACCCGAGAAGTTCTATCTCATCGTGGCCGAGCTCCTGGCGGGCATCTTCAAAAGGAAAGGGAGGGGGTCACTGTAA
- the flhA gene encoding flagellar biosynthesis protein FlhA encodes MGAMGASLKSKSDMLIAVSVVFVIMIMIVPLNSFFIDIFLSMSISISLVILFIAMYIKRPLDFSVFPSILLIVTLFRLSLNIASTRLILVHGDEGAQAAGKIIKGFGSFIVGGNYVVGAVVFLILMIINFVVITKGAGRVAEVAARFTLDAMPGKQMSIDADLNAGLIDDTAARKRRERVEMEADFYGAMDGSSKFVRGDAIAGIIIIFVNIIGGLVIGVVQKGMSINDALSVYTLLTIGEGLVAQIPALLTSTAAGIIVTRAASESNLGSDVVSQLSTQPRALMLASFVILSIGMVPGIPLVPFLILSSITYGVSHVMKKAPEEELPAVPEASTESRERAETIQPLEILEVEIGYGLIPIVDAEQNGELLDKIRAIRKQIAVELGIVVPPMKLRDNLQLGASEYVVLLKGIEMGRGSLISGNLLAMGPEGKERPADGIPTKEPVFNLDAYWIAEKDRDTYISEGFTVVDHPTVIATHLTELVRNNAHELLTRQETQKLIDNVAPTHQKVIEEISQNQVNVGVVQKVLQNLLREQVSIRDLITILEAIADASSSTKDPDIITEYVRQKMARSILKPYLVDGILNIHILEKTLEERLLGSVQPTDQGSVLALDLGFSQKLIEKIGNEAKKAMLQNYQPVLLVHPILRGRLRRFLDRYIQGITVISHNEIPPQIRIQSVGVIRINEG; translated from the coding sequence ATGGGTGCGATGGGTGCCAGCCTGAAAAGCAAAAGCGACATGCTCATTGCCGTGAGTGTCGTTTTCGTCATCATGATAATGATCGTTCCTCTCAACAGTTTCTTCATTGATATCTTCCTGTCGATGAGCATATCCATCTCGCTGGTCATTCTTTTCATTGCCATGTACATCAAGAGACCCCTTGATTTCTCAGTCTTCCCGTCGATACTTCTCATCGTGACGCTATTCCGTCTCTCTCTGAACATTGCCTCGACGCGGCTCATCCTCGTTCACGGCGACGAGGGCGCACAGGCGGCAGGCAAGATCATCAAGGGTTTCGGCAGCTTCATCGTCGGCGGCAACTATGTCGTCGGAGCCGTCGTCTTCCTCATCCTCATGATCATCAACTTTGTGGTTATCACGAAGGGCGCGGGAAGGGTTGCCGAGGTGGCCGCCCGTTTCACCCTTGACGCCATGCCGGGAAAGCAGATGAGCATCGACGCCGATCTGAACGCCGGCCTCATCGACGATACGGCGGCCCGCAAGCGCAGGGAACGGGTGGAGATGGAGGCCGACTTCTACGGCGCCATGGATGGTTCAAGCAAGTTCGTCCGCGGCGACGCCATTGCCGGGATCATCATCATCTTCGTCAATATCATAGGCGGCCTGGTCATCGGCGTCGTGCAGAAGGGGATGAGCATCAACGACGCTCTCTCCGTTTACACGCTCCTGACAATAGGCGAAGGGCTTGTCGCCCAGATACCGGCACTCCTCACATCCACGGCGGCAGGCATCATCGTCACACGGGCGGCGAGCGAATCCAACCTGGGAAGCGACGTCGTCTCCCAGCTTTCCACCCAGCCCAGGGCCCTTATGCTCGCCTCCTTCGTAATCCTCTCCATCGGCATGGTCCCGGGCATCCCGCTGGTGCCCTTTCTCATACTCTCGTCCATTACCTACGGCGTCAGCCACGTCATGAAAAAGGCGCCCGAGGAGGAACTGCCCGCTGTCCCCGAGGCTTCCACGGAATCGAGGGAGAGGGCGGAGACCATCCAGCCTCTCGAGATACTGGAAGTGGAGATCGGCTATGGCCTCATTCCCATCGTCGACGCCGAGCAGAACGGCGAGCTTCTCGACAAGATACGGGCCATCCGCAAACAGATAGCCGTGGAGCTTGGCATCGTCGTCCCGCCGATGAAACTGAGGGACAACCTGCAGCTCGGCGCGTCAGAATACGTGGTATTGCTCAAGGGAATAGAGATGGGTCGGGGGAGCCTCATTTCGGGTAATCTGCTTGCCATGGGACCGGAGGGAAAGGAAAGACCGGCCGACGGCATCCCCACAAAGGAGCCGGTCTTCAATCTTGATGCCTACTGGATAGCCGAGAAGGACCGCGACACCTACATATCGGAAGGGTTTACCGTCGTCGATCATCCGACGGTCATCGCGACGCATCTCACGGAACTTGTAAGGAACAATGCCCATGAGCTCCTGACGAGGCAGGAGACCCAGAAGCTCATCGATAACGTTGCCCCGACGCACCAGAAGGTGATCGAGGAGATCTCGCAGAACCAGGTGAACGTGGGTGTTGTCCAGAAGGTCCTCCAGAACCTGCTTCGCGAGCAGGTGTCCATTCGCGACCTCATAACCATTCTCGAGGCGATAGCGGATGCGTCGTCATCAACGAAAGACCCCGATATCATCACCGAATATGTTCGTCAGAAAATGGCGCGAAGCATCCTCAAACCGTACCTGGTGGATGGCATCCTCAATATCCACATCCTCGAGAAGACCCTTGAGGAGCGGCTTCTGGGCAGCGTCCAGCCGACGGACCAGGGCTCGGTTCTCGCTCTTGACCTGGGTTTCAGCCAGAAGCTGATAGAGAAGATCGGAAATGAGGCCAAAAAGGCGATGCTCCAGAATTATCAGCCCGTTCTTCTTGTTCACCCGATCCTGCGGGGACGGCTCAGGAGGTTCCTTGACAGGTACATCCAGGGTATAACAGTCATTTCCCATAACGAAATACCGCCTCAGATAAGGATCCAATCAGTGGGGGTCATAAGAATAAATGAAGGTTAA